Proteins encoded together in one Kitasatospora albolonga window:
- a CDS encoding indole-3-glycerol phosphate synthase: MFTSVLMIEKPLTPEDVDFVTTLHGEERISFVVLLQPRGDQADVLLRAIDDVAMGELREAVREGEEPEGKEAREPAEIGLEYSLRALREAGAEAVGQVIEDHPLDKLTTVVEEAGADEVIVLTAPHYVEEFFHRDWASRARHKVGVPVLKLFAHSE, from the coding sequence GTGTTCACAAGCGTTTTGATGATCGAGAAGCCGCTCACGCCGGAGGACGTGGACTTCGTCACCACCCTCCACGGCGAGGAGCGGATCTCGTTCGTCGTTCTGTTGCAGCCGCGCGGCGACCAGGCCGATGTCCTGCTGCGCGCGATTGACGACGTGGCGATGGGGGAGCTCAGGGAGGCGGTCCGCGAGGGTGAGGAACCGGAGGGCAAGGAGGCCCGCGAACCGGCCGAGATCGGTCTTGAGTACTCCCTACGCGCTCTGCGCGAGGCGGGCGCCGAAGCGGTCGGACAGGTGATCGAGGATCACCCCCTGGACAAACTGACGACCGTTGTCGAGGAGGCAGGCGCCGACGAGGTCATCGTCCTGACCGCCCCGCACTACGTGGAGGAGTTCTTCCACCGCGACTGGGCCTCCCGGGCCCGGCACAAGGTCGGCGTCCCGGTGCTCAAGCTCTTCGCGCACAGCGAATAG
- a CDS encoding UDP-N-acetylmuramate--L-alanine ligase, translating to MAPGIPAAMERPHFIGIGGAGMSGIAKILAQRGAKVAGSDAKESATAESLRALGATVHIGHEARHLADDASCVVVSSAIRADNPELLRAAELSVPVVHRSDALASLMNGLRAIAVAGTHGKTTTTSMLAVALSSLGLAPSYAIGGDLEGPGTNATHGEGDIFVAEADESDRSFQKYDPEVAIVLNVELDHHANYASMDEIYDSFETFVGKVVPGGTLVISADQPGAVELTRRVRDLSDLKVVTYGSAEDADVRVHKVTPRGLTSEVTVLLNGKFLTFTVSVPGAHYAHNAVAALAAGVALGIPAHNLASALGSYTGVKRRLQLKGEAAGVQVIDSYAHHPTEMTADLEAMRGAAADARILVVFQPHLFSRTQELGTEMGQALALADASVVLDIYPAREDPIPGITSALIIDAAKAAGAEVTAVHDQADVPAAVAGMAKPGDLVLTMGAGDVTDLGPRILDHLSSDHLSS from the coding sequence ATGGCACCCGGTATTCCCGCCGCCATGGAACGACCGCACTTCATCGGCATCGGCGGCGCCGGAATGTCGGGCATCGCGAAGATCCTCGCCCAGCGCGGAGCGAAGGTGGCGGGCAGCGACGCCAAGGAGTCCGCCACCGCCGAGTCGCTGCGGGCGCTGGGGGCGACCGTGCACATCGGGCACGAGGCCCGGCACCTGGCTGATGACGCCTCCTGCGTGGTCGTCTCCAGCGCCATCCGCGCCGACAACCCGGAGCTGCTGCGCGCCGCCGAGCTCTCCGTCCCGGTGGTCCACCGCTCCGACGCGCTGGCCTCCCTGATGAACGGCCTGCGCGCCATCGCGGTGGCGGGCACGCACGGCAAGACAACCACCACGTCCATGCTGGCCGTCGCCCTCTCCTCGCTGGGCCTGGCCCCCTCGTACGCCATCGGCGGCGACCTGGAGGGCCCCGGCACCAACGCCACCCACGGCGAAGGGGACATCTTCGTCGCGGAGGCGGACGAGAGCGACCGCAGCTTCCAGAAGTACGACCCCGAGGTCGCGATCGTCCTCAACGTGGAGCTGGACCACCACGCGAACTACGCCTCGATGGACGAGATCTACGACTCCTTCGAGACGTTCGTCGGCAAGGTCGTCCCCGGCGGCACCCTGGTGATCTCCGCCGACCAGCCCGGCGCCGTCGAGCTGACCCGCCGGGTCCGCGACCTCTCGGACCTCAAGGTCGTCACGTACGGCTCCGCCGAGGACGCCGACGTACGGGTCCACAAGGTCACCCCGCGCGGTCTGACCAGCGAGGTCACCGTCCTGCTGAACGGGAAGTTCCTCACCTTCACCGTCTCCGTCCCCGGCGCCCACTACGCCCACAACGCGGTCGCCGCCCTCGCCGCCGGGGTCGCCCTCGGTATCCCCGCGCACAACCTGGCCTCGGCCCTGGGCTCGTACACCGGGGTCAAGCGCCGCCTCCAGCTGAAGGGCGAGGCGGCGGGCGTGCAGGTCATCGACTCGTACGCGCACCACCCCACCGAGATGACCGCCGACCTGGAGGCCATGCGCGGCGCCGCCGCCGACGCCCGCATCCTGGTCGTCTTCCAGCCGCACCTGTTCTCCCGTACGCAGGAGCTGGGTACGGAGATGGGCCAGGCCCTCGCCCTGGCCGACGCCTCCGTGGTCCTGGACATCTACCCGGCCCGCGAGGACCCGATCCCGGGCATCACCAGCGCCCTGATCATCGACGCCGCGAAGGCGGCGGGCGCCGAGGTCACCGCCGTCCACGACCAGGCGGACGTCCCCGCCGCCGTCGCGGGAATGGCCAAGCCCGGCGATCTCGTTCTCACCATGGGAGCGGGCGATGTCACCGACCTCGGCCCGCGCATCCTGGACCACCTGTCCAGCGATCACCTCTCGAGCTGA
- a CDS encoding peptide-methionine (R)-S-oxide reductase, whose product MPYDVEKPDEQWRAELTPAEYQVLRQAGTEPAFRGEYTDTKTAGTYSCRACGAELFRSDTKFASHCGWPSFYDPKDTDAVELVEDRAHGMVRTEVRCARCGSHLGHVFEGEGYPTPTDQRYCINSISLTLAPDES is encoded by the coding sequence GTGCCGTACGACGTCGAGAAGCCGGACGAGCAGTGGCGGGCGGAGCTGACCCCCGCCGAGTACCAGGTCCTGCGCCAGGCCGGCACCGAACCCGCCTTCCGCGGTGAGTACACCGACACCAAGACGGCGGGCACCTACTCCTGCCGGGCCTGCGGGGCGGAGCTGTTCCGCTCCGACACCAAGTTCGCGTCGCACTGCGGCTGGCCGTCCTTCTACGACCCGAAGGATACCGACGCGGTCGAGCTGGTCGAGGACCGCGCCCACGGCATGGTCCGCACCGAGGTGCGCTGCGCCCGCTGCGGTTCGCACCTGGGCCATGTCTTCGAGGGCGAGGGCTACCCGACCCCCACGGACCAGCGCTACTGCATCAACTCGATCTCGCTGACGCTGGCGCCCGACGAGAGCTGA
- a CDS encoding DUF397 domain-containing protein — protein MSTTTDLAWFKSSYSSGSGDSCVEVAMEWHKSTYSGGSGDSCVEVAACPSTVHVRDSKIEESPQLALAPTAWTRFLSYAVQG, from the coding sequence ATGAGCACCACCACAGACCTGGCCTGGTTCAAGAGCAGCTACAGCAGCGGCTCCGGAGACTCCTGCGTGGAGGTCGCGATGGAGTGGCACAAGTCGACCTACAGCGGCGGCTCCGGAGACTCCTGCGTCGAGGTCGCCGCCTGCCCCTCCACCGTCCACGTCCGTGACTCCAAGATCGAGGAGAGCCCGCAGCTCGCCCTCGCCCCGACCGCCTGGACGCGCTTCCTCTCGTACGCCGTCCAGGGCTGA
- a CDS encoding transcriptional regulator — MTHGTDGSDSAYGTFGNGGTSRTESEPHYNLKMFGEIVKTFRKRARLTQEQFAPLVGYSLETVASIEQGRRLPPPDFAERADSLLDAFGVILAAAKHLKRRKGLASWFRQWALLELGALSLYTYECRLIPGLLQTPAYARTLFADQLPPLDDEQIEAQLAARLERQELLRNRPNTAFSFILEEHLFLRDLGGEEVTTELIDHILDLSELRNVDIQIMPLVRHHHAGLHGPMQLLETPEHQWFGYLEGQEHGQFISDPKVVSVIQMRCASMRSQALSLDDSKSLMRRMRGAR; from the coding sequence ATGACACACGGCACGGATGGCAGCGACAGCGCATACGGGACGTTCGGCAACGGCGGCACGAGCCGCACCGAATCCGAACCCCACTACAACCTCAAGATGTTCGGGGAAATCGTCAAGACCTTCCGCAAACGGGCCCGGCTGACGCAGGAACAGTTCGCGCCGCTCGTCGGCTACTCACTGGAGACCGTCGCCTCCATCGAACAGGGCCGACGTCTCCCGCCGCCGGACTTCGCGGAGCGCGCGGACAGTCTCCTTGACGCGTTCGGCGTGATTCTGGCGGCGGCGAAGCATCTGAAACGGCGGAAGGGGCTGGCGAGCTGGTTCCGGCAGTGGGCGCTGCTGGAGTTGGGGGCGCTGAGTCTGTACACGTACGAGTGCCGGTTGATTCCGGGGCTGTTGCAGACACCGGCGTACGCGCGGACGCTGTTCGCGGACCAGTTGCCGCCGCTGGACGACGAGCAGATCGAGGCGCAGCTCGCGGCCCGGCTGGAGCGTCAGGAACTCCTGCGGAACCGGCCGAACACCGCGTTCAGCTTCATCCTCGAAGAGCACCTGTTCTTGAGGGACTTGGGCGGTGAGGAAGTCACAACGGAGCTGATCGACCACATTCTCGACCTGTCCGAGCTGCGCAATGTGGACATCCAGATCATGCCGCTGGTACGGCACCACCACGCGGGGCTGCACGGGCCGATGCAGCTGCTGGAGACGCCGGAGCACCAGTGGTTCGGCTACTTGGAGGGGCAGGAGCACGGGCAGTTCATCTCCGACCCCAAAGTGGTCAGCGTGATCCAGATGCGGTGTGCCAGTATGCGTTCACAGGCTCTCTCGTTGGACGACTCCAAGAGCCTGATGCGGCGTATGCGAGGAGCGAGATGA
- a CDS encoding MarR family transcriptional regulator, with product MSHLDDGIDLTTSLGYLLKEASSALRAAMEEVLRPLGMSVTHYSCLELLAQRPGMSNSELARGAFVTRQTMNVLLQNLEREGYVARPTEARVGKALPAELTPSGRQSLEQATAAVRSVEIRMLSGMSEAEQSDAFRSLKSMVRSLREGGGSGDGSDAGG from the coding sequence ATGAGCCACCTGGACGACGGCATCGACCTGACCACATCGCTGGGCTACCTACTGAAAGAGGCTTCGAGCGCCCTGCGCGCCGCCATGGAGGAGGTCCTGCGCCCCCTCGGCATGAGCGTGACGCACTACTCCTGCCTCGAACTGCTGGCCCAGCGTCCGGGCATGTCCAACTCCGAGCTGGCCCGGGGCGCGTTCGTGACCCGCCAGACGATGAACGTGCTGCTCCAGAACCTGGAACGCGAGGGTTACGTGGCCCGGCCGACGGAGGCACGGGTCGGCAAGGCCCTCCCCGCCGAGCTCACGCCCAGCGGGCGGCAGAGCCTGGAGCAGGCGACCGCCGCCGTCCGGTCCGTCGAGATCAGGATGCTGTCCGGCATGAGCGAGGCCGAGCAGTCCGACGCATTCCGGTCCCTGAAGAGCATGGTTCGCTCGCTGCGTGAGGGCGGGGGCAGCGGAGACGGCAGCGACGCCGGCGGATAG
- a CDS encoding glyoxalase, translating into MPATGPDFISFQVRDLDASQAFYERYLGLVRSQAGPPHAVVFETKPIAFAVRDALPGTDLASIPQPGVGAAIWLHATDVQAIHDALAADGHTIVSAPVDGPFGRTFTFADPDGYQVTLHDRA; encoded by the coding sequence ATGCCGGCCACTGGTCCCGACTTCATCTCTTTCCAGGTGCGAGACCTGGACGCCTCACAAGCGTTCTACGAGCGCTATCTCGGCCTGGTCCGCTCGCAGGCGGGGCCGCCGCACGCCGTGGTCTTCGAGACGAAGCCGATCGCGTTCGCCGTCCGTGACGCCCTGCCCGGCACCGACCTGGCGTCGATCCCTCAGCCCGGCGTCGGCGCGGCGATCTGGCTGCACGCCACCGACGTCCAGGCCATCCACGATGCCCTTGCCGCCGACGGCCACACGATCGTCTCCGCGCCCGTCGACGGCCCCTTCGGCCGGACGTTCACCTTCGCCGACCCCGACGGCTACCAGGTCACGCTCCACGACCGCGCCTGA
- a CDS encoding GntR family transcriptional regulator, whose amino-acid sequence MEEPVIEFHLNSRSGLSPYQQLVQQVRHALRLGLLKEGDRLPTVKDVARQMAVNPNTVLKAYRELEHDGLVAARPGVGTFVTRTLADSTLAAHGPLRKDLQRWLTKARLAGLDDESIEALFTNTFRSASGEDVA is encoded by the coding sequence ATGGAGGAACCGGTGATTGAGTTCCACCTGAACAGCCGGTCCGGCCTGTCTCCGTACCAGCAGCTGGTCCAGCAGGTTCGGCACGCACTGCGCCTGGGCCTGCTGAAGGAGGGGGACCGGCTGCCGACGGTCAAGGACGTGGCGCGGCAGATGGCGGTCAACCCGAACACGGTGCTCAAGGCGTACCGGGAGCTGGAGCACGACGGTCTGGTGGCCGCTCGTCCCGGCGTCGGGACGTTCGTGACCCGGACGCTGGCCGACAGCACGCTCGCCGCGCACGGACCGCTGCGCAAGGACCTGCAGCGCTGGCTGACCAAGGCCCGCCTGGCCGGGCTCGACGACGAGAGCATCGAGGCGCTGTTCACGAACACATTTCGTAGCGCCTCCGGAGAGGACGTAGCGTGA
- a CDS encoding ABC transporter ATP-binding protein, with product MSAVLRAQGLGKKYKQRWALQNCDLDVPAGRVVGLVGPNGAGKSTLLKLASGMLTPTAGTIEVCGGRPAEGVEQLAKVGFVAQDTPVYAALSVADHLDLGKRLNPNWDDAVARDRIRRLGLDPKQRAGKLSGGQRAQLALTLGIAKRPELLILDEPVAALDPLARREFMQDLMEAVAEHELSVVLSSHLVSDLERTCDYVIVLVDSRVQVAGDIDDLVACHHRLTGPRRAPDTLPAGQHVITASHTERQTTLLVRTDTAVHDPSWTVSPLGLEDIVLAYMTRPADAVRDTRPALEVLR from the coding sequence GTGAGCGCTGTCTTGCGAGCCCAGGGCCTGGGCAAGAAGTACAAGCAGCGCTGGGCGCTGCAGAACTGCGACCTGGACGTCCCCGCCGGCCGGGTGGTGGGCCTGGTCGGCCCCAACGGCGCGGGCAAGTCGACCTTGTTGAAACTGGCCTCCGGCATGCTGACCCCGACGGCCGGCACCATCGAGGTGTGCGGCGGCCGACCCGCCGAGGGTGTGGAACAGCTGGCCAAGGTCGGCTTCGTCGCCCAGGACACCCCGGTCTACGCCGCGCTGAGCGTCGCCGACCACCTCGACCTCGGCAAGCGCCTCAACCCGAACTGGGACGACGCCGTGGCACGGGACCGGATCCGTCGCCTCGGTCTGGACCCCAAGCAGCGGGCCGGCAAGCTGTCCGGCGGCCAGCGCGCGCAGCTCGCTCTCACGCTGGGCATCGCCAAGCGCCCGGAACTGCTGATTCTGGACGAGCCGGTCGCGGCCCTGGACCCGCTCGCCCGACGGGAGTTCATGCAGGACCTTATGGAGGCCGTCGCCGAGCACGAACTGAGCGTCGTGCTCTCCTCCCACCTGGTCTCCGACCTGGAACGGACCTGCGACTACGTCATCGTCCTGGTCGACTCCCGGGTGCAGGTGGCCGGTGACATCGACGATCTGGTCGCCTGCCACCACCGGCTCACCGGACCGCGCCGGGCCCCGGACACGCTCCCGGCCGGTCAGCACGTCATCACCGCCAGCCACACCGAGCGGCAGACCACTCTCCTGGTGCGCACCGACACCGCGGTCCACGATCCGTCCTGGACCGTCAGCCCGCTCGGTCTGGAAGACATCGTCCTGGCCTACATGACCCGGCCCGCCGATGCGGTACGTGACACCCGACCCGCACTGGAGGTACTCCGATGA
- a CDS encoding transporter, with product MIWLTWRQFRTQAAVVFAAVAALAATLAVTGPQLADLYRTAGSGLVDQVSRSDQTLYYTGLLVVLAVPAVIGMFWGAPLIARELETGTHYLAWNQGVTRTRWLATKLGLGAAASMAAAGLTSLAVSWWSSPIDRAVNGGGATDTYFPRLDPVAFASRGAVPMAHAAFAFVLGVALGLVIRRTLPAMATTFALYTAVQIVVPTWIRPHLATADRTILPIEPGAAPISIQDGAKEIVAHLEEVPGAWVTSQQTLNAAGQPAPVPSAFADCLRTESGPPALQQVEGCVADLGALGYQQQVTYQPAGNFWALQWAETGLYLGLALALTGFCAWWIRRRVT from the coding sequence ATGATCTGGCTGACCTGGCGTCAGTTCCGTACCCAGGCCGCCGTGGTGTTCGCCGCGGTGGCTGCCCTCGCCGCCACCCTCGCGGTCACCGGCCCGCAACTGGCCGACCTCTACCGGACAGCCGGCAGCGGCCTGGTGGACCAGGTCTCCCGTTCGGACCAGACCCTCTACTACACGGGACTGCTGGTCGTGCTCGCCGTGCCTGCGGTCATCGGGATGTTCTGGGGCGCCCCGCTGATCGCCCGTGAACTGGAGACCGGTACCCACTACCTCGCCTGGAACCAGGGCGTCACCCGGACGCGCTGGCTCGCGACCAAGCTGGGCCTCGGCGCGGCGGCGTCCATGGCCGCCGCCGGACTGACCAGCCTCGCGGTGAGCTGGTGGAGCAGCCCCATCGACCGGGCCGTCAACGGCGGCGGCGCGACGGACACGTACTTCCCGCGGCTCGACCCCGTGGCCTTCGCCTCACGGGGTGCCGTCCCCATGGCCCACGCTGCCTTCGCCTTCGTCCTGGGCGTCGCCCTCGGCCTGGTCATCCGCCGCACTCTGCCCGCGATGGCCACCACGTTCGCCCTCTACACCGCCGTCCAGATCGTCGTGCCGACGTGGATCCGGCCCCACCTGGCGACCGCGGACCGGACCATCCTGCCCATCGAGCCCGGCGCCGCCCCCATCAGCATCCAGGACGGCGCCAAGGAGATCGTCGCGCACCTCGAAGAAGTGCCCGGGGCCTGGGTCACCTCCCAGCAGACGCTGAACGCCGCTGGTCAGCCGGCTCCCGTGCCGTCGGCCTTCGCCGACTGCCTGCGCACGGAGTCGGGCCCGCCCGCCCTGCAGCAGGTCGAGGGCTGCGTCGCCGACCTCGGCGCCCTGGGCTACCAGCAGCAGGTGACGTACCAGCCCGCCGGGAACTTCTGGGCCCTTCAATGGGCCGAGACCGGGCTCTATCTCGGCCTCGCCCTGGCCCTGACCGGGTTCTGCGCCTGGTGGATCCGCCGCCGAGTGACCTGA
- a CDS encoding DNA-binding protein codes for MGDVHEDPLAELALRLRTLRAQRGLQMGGLQQRTRLGRTTLSQAMNGQAVPSEATLVALAQALGADVNPLLALREAATPVLRARKSSPMGAARRRPLRPRTKPSFEERYLSYVAERHSQLTVVGLDLSRPERACWPMDAAYLSLELAERLEDWPPGSEEADQPSVVVKRAEHALADCRRVLLRGLAGSGKTTLLQWLAVATARDELPEELADWRGQIPFVLPLRTLVRRGPLPEPHDFLSAVGTPLAVSQPEGWADAVLASGEALVLVDGIDEVPQEHRGATRDWLERLLAAYRGARFVVTTRPSAVPEGWLGSSRFTELSVRPMSAADIGVFVHRWHTAARHNAATDAEHSQLHDLETTLQVTVRAQRDLAQLSSTPLMCALICALHRDRRGHLPHSRMELYEAALSMLLVRRDLERSIDVPEGIQLTEHQSVQLLQRLAYWLIRNRQTEMERATAKALVDDALPAMQAVAEQGTADQVLTHLVGRSGLLRQPTTDTVDFVHRTFQDYLGAKAAIEAHDFPLLVNNAHDDQWEDVLRMAVAHARPAESADLLRRLVERGDGEGEHRGRLHLLAAVSLQYATEIEPEVRGLVEQRARVLMPPRSSEEATTLAALGPGILDLLPGPHGLEHDEVGPVIQTASTIGGDHAYAFLHRFVQSMNAESAPYELVNGWKNFDSVSYARDILLPFKKTPSLVVNTQDQRKALRLLEPVTDVTFREAFTAEEIIEHLSPGHTRRVNIYSGQALTELKFIRRLSALKQLTLSECNQLAHIDDLAGLPLSHLSLLQFPGGVSFSALGSLPELTDLALYTRLPWSSLGDIPAPLELAALRLSGWIGTSLRGISKWQLLKTLVVNVGPTSAEWREISSLPRLTEFISSKCDFGQAVAMPGVTHLQLSFDGTDMQLHLVPDVFPNLKSVFIDCRAVQRDIIDITPLKQIEGLKVSLSHAGRVVGLEGFSPDAVRLYPRPRTEGD; via the coding sequence ATGGGGGACGTGCACGAGGATCCGCTGGCGGAGCTCGCGCTGCGGCTGCGCACCCTCCGGGCGCAGCGAGGTCTGCAGATGGGCGGGTTGCAGCAGCGGACCAGACTGGGGCGGACAACGCTCAGTCAGGCGATGAACGGTCAAGCGGTGCCCTCCGAGGCCACGCTGGTGGCCTTGGCGCAGGCACTGGGTGCGGATGTAAACCCGCTACTGGCCCTGCGCGAAGCCGCCACACCCGTACTGCGAGCACGCAAGAGCTCTCCGATGGGAGCCGCTCGCCGCAGGCCGTTGCGACCGAGGACGAAGCCTTCCTTCGAGGAGCGGTACCTCAGCTACGTGGCGGAACGGCACTCCCAGTTGACCGTAGTAGGGCTGGACCTGAGCCGGCCGGAACGTGCGTGCTGGCCGATGGACGCGGCGTACTTGAGCTTGGAGCTGGCGGAGAGGCTGGAGGACTGGCCGCCAGGCAGTGAAGAAGCGGACCAGCCATCCGTGGTGGTGAAGCGTGCCGAGCACGCGTTGGCCGACTGTCGGCGTGTTCTTCTGCGAGGGCTCGCCGGCAGCGGAAAGACAACGCTGCTGCAGTGGCTGGCTGTCGCTACGGCGCGCGATGAACTGCCGGAGGAACTGGCGGACTGGCGGGGGCAGATTCCGTTTGTCCTGCCGTTGCGGACGCTGGTGCGGCGGGGGCCGCTTCCGGAGCCACACGATTTCCTGTCTGCAGTCGGTACCCCCCTGGCCGTCTCGCAACCTGAGGGCTGGGCCGATGCCGTACTCGCCAGTGGGGAGGCACTCGTCCTGGTCGACGGCATCGATGAAGTTCCTCAAGAACACCGGGGCGCCACGCGGGACTGGCTCGAACGGCTCCTGGCGGCTTACAGGGGCGCCCGCTTCGTGGTCACTACGCGCCCGTCAGCTGTTCCCGAAGGCTGGCTGGGCTCATCGCGCTTCACCGAACTGTCCGTACGACCCATGAGCGCCGCCGACATCGGAGTTTTCGTTCACCGATGGCACACCGCAGCCCGACACAATGCGGCAACCGACGCCGAACACTCACAACTGCATGATCTCGAAACAACGCTCCAGGTCACAGTGCGTGCTCAGCGTGACCTGGCGCAGCTCTCCAGCACCCCTCTGATGTGTGCGTTGATCTGCGCGCTGCACCGGGACCGCCGCGGTCATCTGCCGCACAGCCGCATGGAGTTGTACGAGGCGGCGCTGTCGATGCTGCTCGTGCGTCGCGACCTCGAGCGCAGCATCGACGTCCCGGAGGGTATTCAGCTCACCGAACACCAGAGCGTGCAGCTGCTGCAGCGTCTGGCCTACTGGCTCATCCGCAACCGCCAGACCGAGATGGAACGAGCCACCGCGAAGGCTCTGGTCGACGATGCACTGCCGGCCATGCAGGCCGTGGCCGAGCAGGGCACTGCCGACCAGGTCCTGACGCACCTGGTCGGCCGCAGCGGACTCCTCCGCCAGCCGACCACGGACACCGTCGACTTCGTTCACCGCACATTCCAGGATTACCTCGGAGCCAAAGCCGCCATCGAAGCCCACGACTTCCCCCTGCTGGTCAACAATGCCCACGACGACCAGTGGGAGGACGTCCTACGCATGGCTGTCGCCCATGCCCGCCCAGCGGAGAGCGCCGATCTGCTCCGCCGCCTCGTGGAACGCGGGGATGGTGAGGGCGAACACAGAGGCAGACTCCACCTCTTGGCAGCCGTCAGCCTGCAGTACGCCACCGAAATCGAACCCGAAGTCCGCGGACTGGTCGAACAACGTGCGCGTGTCCTGATGCCTCCCCGCTCCTCAGAAGAGGCGACCACACTTGCCGCGCTCGGGCCAGGCATCCTGGATCTCCTGCCGGGGCCCCATGGCCTGGAGCACGACGAAGTAGGCCCCGTCATCCAGACTGCCTCCACCATCGGCGGCGACCATGCCTACGCCTTTCTTCATCGCTTCGTCCAGTCCATGAACGCTGAGTCAGCACCCTACGAACTCGTCAACGGCTGGAAGAACTTCGATTCTGTATCCTACGCACGCGATATTCTGCTTCCCTTCAAGAAGACCCCGAGTCTGGTGGTGAACACTCAAGATCAGCGCAAGGCCCTGCGGTTGCTGGAACCTGTCACTGACGTCACCTTTCGAGAAGCCTTCACCGCTGAAGAAATAATCGAGCACCTCTCACCAGGACACACCCGTAGAGTGAATATCTACTCCGGTCAAGCGCTGACGGAACTGAAATTCATCCGCCGACTCTCAGCCTTGAAACAGCTCACCCTGTCCGAGTGCAATCAGCTCGCACACATTGATGATCTTGCGGGACTCCCGCTGTCACACTTGAGCCTCCTGCAGTTTCCTGGAGGCGTCTCCTTCAGCGCTCTGGGTTCACTGCCGGAACTCACGGATCTCGCCCTCTATACTCGCCTCCCGTGGAGCAGTCTGGGCGATATCCCCGCGCCGCTGGAACTGGCAGCATTGCGGCTGAGTGGCTGGATCGGAACATCCCTGAGGGGTATTTCCAAGTGGCAGCTTCTCAAAACCTTGGTGGTCAACGTAGGGCCGACCTCTGCGGAGTGGAGAGAAATCTCCTCGTTGCCCCGCCTGACGGAATTCATCAGCTCTAAATGCGATTTTGGGCAGGCGGTGGCCATGCCCGGCGTGACTCACCTGCAGTTGTCATTCGATGGCACAGATATGCAACTGCATCTGGTCCCTGACGTGTTCCCCAACCTGAAGAGCGTATTCATCGACTGTCGCGCAGTGCAACGGGACATCATCGACATCACCCCGCTCAAGCAGATCGAGGGCCTGAAAGTTTCTTTGAGTCATGCAGGCAGGGTTGTTGGCCTGGAGGGATTTTCCCCAGATGCTGTTCGCCTGTATCCACGTCCCCGGACAGAGGGCGATTGA
- a CDS encoding L-threonine 3-dehydrogenase, protein MKALVKQKAEPGLWLMDVPEPEYGPTDVLIKVLRTGICGTDLHIRAYDGWAQQAVTTPLVLGHEFVGEVAATGSDVADIAVGDLVSGEGHLVCGKCRNCLAGRRHLCRSTVGLGVGRDGAFAEYVVLPASNVWVHRVPVDLDIAAIFDPFGNAVHTALSFPLVGEDVLITGAGPIGIMAAAVAKHAGARNVVITDVSEARLALARKVGVSLALNVADRAIADGQRELGLREGFDIGLEMSGRPEAMRDMVANMTHGGRIAMLGLPAEEFAVDWSRIVTSMITIKGIYGREMYETWYAMSVLLEGGLDLAPVITGRYGFRDFEAAFDDAASGLGGKVILDWTV, encoded by the coding sequence GTGAAGGCACTCGTCAAGCAGAAGGCCGAACCGGGACTGTGGCTGATGGACGTGCCGGAGCCGGAGTACGGCCCCACCGACGTCCTGATCAAGGTCCTGCGCACCGGGATCTGCGGCACCGACCTGCATATCCGCGCCTACGACGGCTGGGCCCAGCAGGCGGTCACCACCCCGCTGGTCCTCGGCCACGAGTTCGTCGGAGAGGTCGCGGCGACCGGCTCCGACGTCGCCGACATCGCGGTCGGTGACCTGGTCAGCGGTGAGGGCCACCTCGTCTGCGGCAAGTGCCGCAACTGTCTCGCCGGCCGCCGCCACCTCTGCCGCTCCACCGTGGGCCTCGGCGTCGGCCGGGACGGGGCGTTCGCGGAGTACGTGGTCCTGCCCGCCTCCAACGTGTGGGTGCACCGGGTCCCCGTCGACCTGGACATCGCGGCGATCTTCGACCCGTTCGGCAACGCCGTGCACACCGCGCTCTCCTTCCCGCTGGTCGGCGAGGACGTCCTGATCACCGGCGCCGGGCCGATCGGGATCATGGCCGCCGCCGTCGCCAAGCACGCCGGTGCCCGCAACGTCGTCATCACCGACGTCAGCGAGGCCCGCCTCGCGCTCGCCCGCAAGGTCGGCGTCAGCCTCGCCCTCAACGTCGCGGACCGCGCCATCGCGGACGGACAGCGCGAGCTCGGCCTGCGCGAGGGCTTCGACATCGGCCTGGAGATGTCCGGCCGCCCCGAGGCGATGCGCGACATGGTCGCGAACATGACGCACGGTGGCCGGATCGCGATGCTCGGACTGCCCGCCGAGGAGTTCGCCGTCGACTGGTCCCGGATCGTCACCTCGATGATCACCATCAAGGGCATCTACGGCCGCGAGATGTACGAGACCTGGTACGCCATGTCCGTCCTGCTGGAGGGCGGCCTCGACCTCGCCCCCGTGATCACCGGCCGGTACGGATTCCGCGACTTCGAAGCGGCCTTCGACGACGCGGCGAGCGGCCTCGGCGGCAAGGTCATCCTCGACTGGACCGTCTGA